One genomic segment of Centroberyx gerrardi isolate f3 chromosome 4, fCenGer3.hap1.cur.20231027, whole genome shotgun sequence includes these proteins:
- the LOC139921286 gene encoding leptin-like, producing MDYTLALLLFSLLQIFNVGSAASLSGEAVNMRTKIKFNVGQLVWRIDRDFQVPAGLTISSPADNLDGLSSIVMVLQGYESLLSETLDGLPQLKQEVSSLRGYLDHWRQGHCSEPRPKPPMQGRLAELQSRKQYIHTVSIEALMGLREFLNQLLKNLDRLETC from the exons ATGGACTACACACTGGCCCTCCTCCTGTTTTCCCTGCTGCAGATTTTCAATGTAGGctcagcagcttctctgtcaGGGGAAGCAGTGAACATGAGGACCAAAATCAAATTTAATGTTGGACAGCTGGTGTGGAGGATAGACAGAGACTTCCAG GTCCCTGCTGGCCTGACTATCAGCTCCCCTGCAGATAATCTAGATGGCCTTTCCTCCATAGTGATGGTTCTGCAGGGCTACGAGAGCCTGCTCTCTGAAACCCTTGACGGGCTCCCCCAGCTGAAGCAGGAGGTGTCTTCGTTGAGGGGATACCTGGACCACTGGAGGCAGGGGCACTGCAGCGAGCCGCGGCCGAAGCCCCCCATGCAGGGGCGGCTGGCGGAGCTGCAGAGTCGAAAACAATATATTCACACCGTGAGCATCGAGGCTCTCATGGGACTGAGGGAGTTCCTCAATCAGCTGCTGAAGAACCTGGACCGTCTTGAGACTTGCTGA
- the rbm28 gene encoding RNA-binding protein 28 isoform X2 has protein sequence MPAITVFVRSLPTSASNQRLEEIFSEIGPVKQCFVVNEKGTDKCRGFGYVTYAMEEDAQRAMKEVKEYDGQRISLSVAKRKVNDKKKTAPKEPAPAPAPAPAPKGNVKEAKGIRKNMLKARLIIRNLSFKCSEEDLKQTFAKFGTVLEAKIPLKPDGKMRGFAFVLFKNVSEAGRALNATNLKEIKGRQVAVDWAVPKDKFVATQPSSSAGPKKTEEATAKQTHTESDSEEEEGEKKQAAAPPQKKKVSSKPAVQQVEESQLEDEDDDDGEEQDSEEDDDEDEDEEEGEDEEEDAVSQEAEDDDKSSFESDDDDLDEDDEDDDDDDDDDDDELERKKTPRKPLPSDVKEGKTVFIRNLSFDTEEEGLEEILLKYGELNYIKIVLHPDTDHSKGCAFAQFKSKEAADKCIAAAQDEAESGGIRVDGRKLVIVAAVSREDAAKLKDNKVKVESGTRNLYLAREGLIRTGTKAAEGVPEADMAKRVRFEEVKRTKLRDINVFVSKTRLCVHNLPKSVDNKKLKALCLQAVKGSKGVHITECRVMYDRKPEKGQALGQSLGYGFVQFRDHEHALSALRHLNNNPDIFGSLKRPIVEFSLEDGRKLKIKELRQQKNKEFFRNRPLKGGAKPGTPGDATGLKRGGPKTPSEQTRKDRAFPQNQKQGRYFSGFQTNPEVEHVDLEDGKKRKKVLPFPSHRGPKIRMRDKGKQLAPPPKKARAGPSRKERQGRQMMEKSTQPRTQVKATKRHFRSREEDRFDSLVEQYKRKLMANSDKTTTMKRNKWFNS, from the exons ATGCCAGCGATCACTGTGTTCGTCCGCTCTCTGCCGACGTCGGCTTCAAATCAACGTCTTGAGGAGATTTTCTCCGAAATTGGTCCTGTAAAGCAATGCTTCGTGGTCAACGAGAAAG GCACAGACAAATGTCGCGGATTTGGCTATGTCACCTATGCCATGGAGGAGGACGCACAGCGCGCCATGAAAGAAGTAAAAGAATACGACGGACAGAGGATATCGCTGTCAGTGGCCAAGAGgaaagtaaatgacaaaaagaaaacag CACCGAAGGAGCCC gctccagctccagctccagctccagcaccaAAGGGAAATGTGAAGGAAGCGAAAGGAATCCGGAAAAACATGCTGAAAGCCAGACTCATCATCAGGAATCTCAGTTTTAAG tgctCCGAGGAGGATCTGAAGCAAACATTTGCCAAGTTTGGAACAGTCCTCGAGGCCAAAATCCCCCTCAAACCGG ACGGGAAGATGCGAGGATTTGCGTTTGTCCTGTTTAAGAACGTGTCTGAGGCAGGGAGAGCGCTGAACGCTACCAACCTGAAGGAGATCAAAG GTCGACAGGTGGCAGTTGACTGGGCAGTGCCGAAGGACAAGTTTGTTGCCACACAACCATCTTCCAGTGCAG GACCtaagaagacagaggaggcaactgcaaaacaaacgcacacagaaagtgactctgaggaagaggaaggagaaaagaaacaagcagcagcaccgcctcAGAAGAAAAA GGTCAGTTCTAAACCAGCTgtgcagcaggtggaggagtCCCAGTTggaagatgaagatgacgaTGATGGTGAAGAACAAGACagtgaggaggatgatgatgaagatgaagatgaagaagaaggcgaagatgaagaggaggatgctgTGTCCCAGGAGGCAGAAGACGATGACAAGAGTAGCTTTGAATCAGACGATGATGATCTTGATGAGGacgatgaggatgatgatgatgatgatgatgatgatgatgatgaattag agCGTAAGAAAACCCCAAGGAAACCTCTCCCTTCAGATGTAAAAGAGGGCAAAACGGTCTTCATCAG GAACCTGTCCTTTGACACTGAGGAAGAAGGCCTTGAGGAGATTCTTCTGAAGTACGGGGAACTCAACTACATCAAGATTGTTCTCCACCCAGACACAGACCACTCAAAAG GTTGTGCATTTGCCCAGTTTAAGAGTAAAGAGGCTGCAGACAAATGCATTGCTGCAGCGCAGGATGAGGCAGAG AGCGGCGGTATCCGTGTAGATGGTAGAAAGCTGGTGATCGTGGCAGCAGTAAGCAGGGAGGATGCTGCCAAGCTGAAGGACAACAAGGTGAAAGTAGAATCGGGCACCAGGAACCTGTACTTGGCCAGGGAGGGAT TGATCCGTACCGGAACCAAAGCTGCAGAGGGCGTGCCTGAAGCAGACATGGCCAAGAGAGTCAGA TTTGAAGAAGTAAAGAGGACCAAGCTTCGGGacataaatgtgtttgtgtcaaaGACCCGATTGTGcgtccacaacctgcccaagtCAGTGGACAATAAAAAACTAAAAGCCCTCTGCCTTCAAGCAGTAAAAGGAAGCAAAGGAGTCCACATTACTGAG TGTAGGGTGATGTACGACAGGAAGCCGGAGAAGGGCCAGGCGTTGGGACAGTCACTGGGTTATGGCTTTGTCCAGTTCCGGGATCACGAGCACGCTCTCAGTGCGCTTCGTCACCTCAACAACAACCCTGACATCTTCGGCTCGCTCAAG AGGCCTATTGTTGAGTTCTCCCTGGAGGATGGAAGGAAACTCAAAATAAAAGAACTACGCCAACAAAAAAATAAG GAGTTTTTCAGAAATAGACCTTTAAAAGGTGGAGCGAAGCCTGGAACACCTGGAGATGCAACGGGCCTGAAGAGAGGTGGACCTAAAACACCGTCAGAGCAGACAAGGAAGGATAGAG ctTTTCCTCAGAACCAGAAGCAAGGCAGATACTTCTCTGGCTTCCAGACAAACCCTGAGGTGGAACACGTAGACCTGGAAGATGGAAAGAAACGGAAGAAGGTTCTGCCCTTTCCCTCCCACCGGGGACCCAAGATCAG AATGCGTGATAAAGGAAAGCAACTTGCCCCGCCACCCAAGAAGGCCCGGGCCGGACCCAGCAGGAAAGAGCGACAGGGACGACAGATGATGGAAAAATCCACACAGCCCAGAACCCAG GTTAAAGCAACAAAGAGGCATTtcaggagcagagaggaagaccgCTTCGACAGCCTGGTGGAGCAAtacaagaggaaactgatggcTAACAGCGACAAGACTACCACTATGAAAAGAAACAAGTGGTTCAACagttaa
- the rbm28 gene encoding RNA-binding protein 28 isoform X1, translating to MPAITVFVRSLPTSASNQRLEEIFSEIGPVKQCFVVNEKGTDKCRGFGYVTYAMEEDAQRAMKEVKEYDGQRISLSVAKRKVNDKKKTAPKEPAPAPAPAPAPKGNVKEAKGIRKNMLKARLIIRNLSFKCSEEDLKQTFAKFGTVLEAKIPLKPDGKMRGFAFVLFKNVSEAGRALNATNLKEIKGRQVAVDWAVPKDKFVATQPSSSAGPKKTEEATAKQTHTESDSEEEEGEKKQAAAPPQKKKVSSKPAVQQVEESQLEDEDDDDGEEQDSEEDDDEDEDEEEGEDEEEDAVSQEAEDDDKSSFESDDDDLDEDDEDDDDDDDDDDDELERKKTPRKPLPSDVKEGKTVFIRNLSFDTEEEGLEEILLKYGELNYIKIVLHPDTDHSKGCAFAQFKSKEAADKCIAAAQDEAESGGIRVDGRKLVIVAAVSREDAAKLKDNKVKVESGTRNLYLAREGLIRTGTKAAEGVPEADMAKRVRFEEVKRTKLRDINVFVSKTRLCVHNLPKSVDNKKLKALCLQAVKGSKGVHITECRVMYDRKPEKGQALGQSLGYGFVQFRDHEHALSALRHLNNNPDIFGSLKRPIVEFSLEDGRKLKIKELRQQKNKEFFRNRPLKGGAKPGTPGDATGLKRGGPKTPSEQTRKDRAFPQNQKQGRYFSGFQTNPEVEHVDLEDGKKRKKVLPFPSHRGPKIRMRDKGKQLAPPPKKARAGPSRKERQGRQMMEKSTQPRTQKVKATKRHFRSREEDRFDSLVEQYKRKLMANSDKTTTMKRNKWFNS from the exons ATGCCAGCGATCACTGTGTTCGTCCGCTCTCTGCCGACGTCGGCTTCAAATCAACGTCTTGAGGAGATTTTCTCCGAAATTGGTCCTGTAAAGCAATGCTTCGTGGTCAACGAGAAAG GCACAGACAAATGTCGCGGATTTGGCTATGTCACCTATGCCATGGAGGAGGACGCACAGCGCGCCATGAAAGAAGTAAAAGAATACGACGGACAGAGGATATCGCTGTCAGTGGCCAAGAGgaaagtaaatgacaaaaagaaaacag CACCGAAGGAGCCC gctccagctccagctccagctccagcaccaAAGGGAAATGTGAAGGAAGCGAAAGGAATCCGGAAAAACATGCTGAAAGCCAGACTCATCATCAGGAATCTCAGTTTTAAG tgctCCGAGGAGGATCTGAAGCAAACATTTGCCAAGTTTGGAACAGTCCTCGAGGCCAAAATCCCCCTCAAACCGG ACGGGAAGATGCGAGGATTTGCGTTTGTCCTGTTTAAGAACGTGTCTGAGGCAGGGAGAGCGCTGAACGCTACCAACCTGAAGGAGATCAAAG GTCGACAGGTGGCAGTTGACTGGGCAGTGCCGAAGGACAAGTTTGTTGCCACACAACCATCTTCCAGTGCAG GACCtaagaagacagaggaggcaactgcaaaacaaacgcacacagaaagtgactctgaggaagaggaaggagaaaagaaacaagcagcagcaccgcctcAGAAGAAAAA GGTCAGTTCTAAACCAGCTgtgcagcaggtggaggagtCCCAGTTggaagatgaagatgacgaTGATGGTGAAGAACAAGACagtgaggaggatgatgatgaagatgaagatgaagaagaaggcgaagatgaagaggaggatgctgTGTCCCAGGAGGCAGAAGACGATGACAAGAGTAGCTTTGAATCAGACGATGATGATCTTGATGAGGacgatgaggatgatgatgatgatgatgatgatgatgatgatgaattag agCGTAAGAAAACCCCAAGGAAACCTCTCCCTTCAGATGTAAAAGAGGGCAAAACGGTCTTCATCAG GAACCTGTCCTTTGACACTGAGGAAGAAGGCCTTGAGGAGATTCTTCTGAAGTACGGGGAACTCAACTACATCAAGATTGTTCTCCACCCAGACACAGACCACTCAAAAG GTTGTGCATTTGCCCAGTTTAAGAGTAAAGAGGCTGCAGACAAATGCATTGCTGCAGCGCAGGATGAGGCAGAG AGCGGCGGTATCCGTGTAGATGGTAGAAAGCTGGTGATCGTGGCAGCAGTAAGCAGGGAGGATGCTGCCAAGCTGAAGGACAACAAGGTGAAAGTAGAATCGGGCACCAGGAACCTGTACTTGGCCAGGGAGGGAT TGATCCGTACCGGAACCAAAGCTGCAGAGGGCGTGCCTGAAGCAGACATGGCCAAGAGAGTCAGA TTTGAAGAAGTAAAGAGGACCAAGCTTCGGGacataaatgtgtttgtgtcaaaGACCCGATTGTGcgtccacaacctgcccaagtCAGTGGACAATAAAAAACTAAAAGCCCTCTGCCTTCAAGCAGTAAAAGGAAGCAAAGGAGTCCACATTACTGAG TGTAGGGTGATGTACGACAGGAAGCCGGAGAAGGGCCAGGCGTTGGGACAGTCACTGGGTTATGGCTTTGTCCAGTTCCGGGATCACGAGCACGCTCTCAGTGCGCTTCGTCACCTCAACAACAACCCTGACATCTTCGGCTCGCTCAAG AGGCCTATTGTTGAGTTCTCCCTGGAGGATGGAAGGAAACTCAAAATAAAAGAACTACGCCAACAAAAAAATAAG GAGTTTTTCAGAAATAGACCTTTAAAAGGTGGAGCGAAGCCTGGAACACCTGGAGATGCAACGGGCCTGAAGAGAGGTGGACCTAAAACACCGTCAGAGCAGACAAGGAAGGATAGAG ctTTTCCTCAGAACCAGAAGCAAGGCAGATACTTCTCTGGCTTCCAGACAAACCCTGAGGTGGAACACGTAGACCTGGAAGATGGAAAGAAACGGAAGAAGGTTCTGCCCTTTCCCTCCCACCGGGGACCCAAGATCAG AATGCGTGATAAAGGAAAGCAACTTGCCCCGCCACCCAAGAAGGCCCGGGCCGGACCCAGCAGGAAAGAGCGACAGGGACGACAGATGATGGAAAAATCCACACAGCCCAGAACCCAG AAGGTTAAAGCAACAAAGAGGCATTtcaggagcagagaggaagaccgCTTCGACAGCCTGGTGGAGCAAtacaagaggaaactgatggcTAACAGCGACAAGACTACCACTATGAAAAGAAACAAGTGGTTCAACagttaa
- the LOC139921264 gene encoding transmembrane protein 53, with translation MLARAAIISRGITTQRLSKNITLYLNEAAPASSEHQTPAPVHTKPLLLMLPWLGSRPQAVSKYCEIYFRTGFDVLMVESEVKEFLWPRWGLEYGERILEVLQSEHFVSRPLLVHAFSVGGYTFAQLLVHVSQDTEKYQGLTQRIRGHVYDSLVVGSLEKMAIGLGKTVFPNWEKLVKRVSLAYFGIFKQQTVDYFNTSIDVFRNTPVTAPALFFFCENDPMSDPRAMEELIDLWRERGMDVTAKKWDDSTHAGHMKKHPQEYLSTLDTFLQTLSITPLKAKM, from the exons ATGCTGGCCCGGGCAGCCATCATCAGCAGAGGCATTACTACGCAGCGCCTCAGTAAGAACATCACTCTCTACCTGAATGAGGCAGCACCTGCCAGCTCAGAACATCAGACCCCAGCCCCTGTACACACCAAACCCCTTCTGCTGATGCTGCCATGGCTGGGTTCACGGCCCCAAGCTGTGTCCAAGTATTGTGAAATCTATTTCCGCACTGGCTTTGATGTGCTCATGGTGGAGAGTGAG GTGAAAGAGTTCCTGTGGCCACGCTGGGGGCTGGAATATGGAGAGAGGATACTGGAGGTGCTCCAGAGTGAGCACTTTGTGTCACGCCCACTGCTTGTGCATGCCTTCTCTGTTGGTGGCTACACATTTGCCCAGCTGCTGGTGCACGTGTCCCAGGACACGGAGAAATACCAGGGGCTCACACAGAGGATCAGAGGCCATGTCTATGATAGCTTGGTGGTGGGCTCACTAGAGAAGATGGCTATAG GTCTAGGTAAGACTGTATTTCCTAACTGGGAGAAACTGGTGAAACGAGTCAGCCTGGCATACTTTGGAATCTTCAAACAGCAAACGGTGGATTACTTTAACACGAGCATCGATGTGTTCCGTAACACTCCTGTCACTGCGCCTGCACTGTTCTTCTTTTGCGAGAACGATCCGATGAGCGACCCGCGAGCTATGGAGGAGCTGATCGACTTGTGGCGGGAACGTGGGATGGACGTCACGGCAAAGAAGTGGGATGATTCAACACATGCGGGTCACATGAAGAAGCACCCGCAAGAGTATCTGAGCACCCTGGATACGTTCCTCCAGACCCTCAGCATCACCCCTCTGAAGGCCAAGATGTGA
- the prrt4a gene encoding proline-rich transmembrane protein 4 — MLSLWNLYLLLSLSLPLSLHVVALTGENVKETPQPDTDTVAQHLTPPPQSPHRPSSAPVHPVFVPKMTDFLALPLSWPLPSPDETDRQGVIGEYADIQEGTEMSLLYPSEKWFMTSSPTDSATEVATSKENATLIGSSLAGVSPKTTQEQALQYGPAEGSTWDTYGATPHPTQTGENQPTSPAKETNDSQLPVLQFGPLPSDSPDLDTSPALSTGPGPSHEHPTPPLATGNGSPEEERQGSKTSGALSLPDCTPEPSATPCKISNQSWTPIYPDDFTSNESLHPSLAFSPPLFVPLYCDWNSALATWGLAWEAHIYGLGSVFTVFGLISVVCLLGLPLRCPPGGPCFTLLHLFLLAFAGIRAFCLLYDAYSHQDRLPPLGSLLLSELPFPCLISAFSLAFVLLSLRSRTRLSLPLSLSTSFSAMPRPCLLLCMSLLHFGVSLGCVGLLQLLHSLPALLLLFPQGLFVCLSIFLSCSYLIFYCFIRADTKHIYRLNDNGESGGSPEVMRPASCPFAKVEDWGRAAGAGVGASLCLLGCGGLQLYGILHTLGLGGVNGYGFQPWPWWGYQVGCRLCEVGVCLGLSLIAAQPLFCHTNSSIRTIAHPRPGSWSRLSCGSPSRGPTLPSEEEVNSPGLPSHYSWSQGKQEKLVVCEVITKGQSEALPLCSMVDPPRNGLESAPRPIQTRISFLPLPTPPSPPHKAKSGVESSLDSLGLDTDSTADLRPPSPIDLSRSIDQALFSEALFSHSLFGLPRPLHASSSLSLSSPSQGTSQQGPSSVETVLYRTSSCGDMDQENPLSNSRPSQAHGSLKSPSSPEQWSWKGSNSGSLCQTSLSSSSQGLCCSSRETGKMRSHPWANKGQNFAQSSLPRAIPHLPYHRRYRTLSLASQDSQGFGRLAGTEHLSESKQLEQDLAVQAEFISVCRQIDALSVCSDTIEL, encoded by the exons ATGCTCTCTTTGTGGAATCTctatcttctcctctccctctccttgcctctctcGCTTCATGTCGTAGCCTTAACCGGAGAAAATGTCAAGGAAACCCCACAGCCAGACACTGACACAGTGGCGCAGCATCTCACACCGCCCCCCCAGAGCCCTCACAGACCCAGTTCAGCACCTGTGCATCCTGTGTTTGTACCCAAGATGACTGACTTCCTGGCTCTGCCTTTGAGTTGGCCCTTACCATCACCTGACGAAACTGACAGGCAAGGGGTCATCGGGGAATATGCTGATATACAGGAGGGTACGGAGATGTCTCTTTTGTATCCTAGTGAAAAATGGTTCATGACATCCAGTCCCACAGACAGTGCTACAGAGGTTGCTACTTCCAAGGAGAATGCCACACTAATAGGGTCTTCATTAGCAGGTGTATCACCAAAAACTACCCAGGAACAAGCACTTCAGTATGGGCCAGCGGAGGGCAGTACCTGGGACACGTATGGTGCTACACCGCACCCTACACAGACTGGAGAGAATCAGCCAACTTCCCCAGCCAAGGAGACTAATGATAGCCAATTACCTGTTCTTCAGTTTGGCCCCCTTCCATCAGACAGTCCAGACTTGGACACCTCTCCAGCGCTGTCTACTGGACCTGGGCCCAGTCATGAGCACCCTACTCCTCCACTAGCCACTGGCA ATGGATCCCCAGAGGAGGAGCGGCAGGGCTCAAAGACCAGTGgtgcactctctctcccagactGTACCCCGGAACCTAGTGCCACACCCTGCAAAATCTCAAACCAGTCCTGGACTCCCATCTACCCAGATGATTTCACATCCAACGAATCCCTGCACCCCTCTCTGGCCTTCAGCCCGCCCCTCTTCGTCCCTCTGTATTGTGACTGGAACTCTGCTCTTGCTACATGGGGATTGGCCTGGGAAGCACACATCTATGGCCTGGGATCTGTCTTCACTGTGTTTGGCCTAATCTCTGTTGTCTGCTTGTTAGGCCTGCCCCTGCGTTGCCCCCCAGGAGGCCCCTGCTTCACCCTGCTGCACCTGTTCCTCCTGGCATTTGCGGGGATCCGAGCTTTCTGTCTGCTTTACGATGCCTATAGTCACCAAGACCGTCTTCCCCCTCTgggctctctcctcctctctgagctGCCCTTCCCCTGCTtgatctcagccttctccctgGCCTTCGTCCTTCTTTCCCTGCGCTCACGCACgcgtctgtctctcccactctccctttcCACCTCCTTCTCAGCCATGCCCAGACCCTGCCTATTACTCTGTATGTCCCTGCTACACTTTGGGGTCTCTCTGGGGTGTGTCGGCCTACTCCAGCTCCTACACAGCCTCCCtgcccttctcctccttttccctcagGGCCTGTTTGTGtgcctctccatcttcctctcatGCTCCTACCTCATCTTCTACTGCTTCATACGAGCCGACACCAAACACATCTACAGGCTGAATGACAACGGAGAGAGCGGAGGATCCCCTGAGGTGATGCGACCTGCAAGTTGCCCGTTTGCCAAGGTGGAGGACTGGGGCAGGGCAGCAGGTGCCGGAGTAGGGGCTTCGCTGTGTTTGTTAGGGTGCGGAGGGCTACAGCTCTATGGGATCCTGCACACCCTTGGTCTGGGTGGGGTCAATGGTTATGGCTTCCAGCCCTGGCCCTGGTGGGGCTACCAGGTAGGCTGCAGGCTCTGTGAGGTGGGGGTGTGTCTGGGCCTGTCACTCATTGCCGCACAGCCTCTATTCTGTCACACAAACTCCTCCATCAGGACTATCGCTCATCCCCGGCCAGGATCCTGGTCCCGTCTATCCTGCGGCTCCCCCTCAAGAGGGCCAACGCTGCCCTCAGAGGAAGAAGTAAATTCTCCTGGCCTACCCTCTCACTATTCCTGGTCCCAGGGCAAGCAGGAAAAGCTGGTGGTCTGTGAGGTCATCACTAAGGGACAGTCAGAGGCTCTTCCTCTTTGCTCAATGGTGGACCCCCCTCGAAATGGACTAGAGTCTGCCCCCCGTCCCATCCAAACCCGGATCTCTTTTCTCCCACTGCCTACACCCCCTAGTCCACCACATAAGGCTAAAAGTGGGGTTGAGTCCTCACTGGATAGCCTGGGTCTGGACACTGACTCTACTGCGGACCTGCGCCCCCCATCTCCCATAGACCTGTCCCGCAGCATCGACCAGGCCCTGTTCAGTGAAGCTCTGTTCTCCCACAGTCTCTTTGGTCTGCCAAGGCCACTCCACGCCTCTTCCAGCCTTTCCTTGAGCTCTCCTAGCCAAGGTACCTCACAGCAAGGCCCCAGCTCCGTGGAGACTGTCCTTTACCGAACCTCTTCCTGTGGAGACATGGATCAAGAGAACCCCCTGTCCAACTCAAGACCCTCCCAGGCACATGGCTCTCTCAAGTCTCCATCATCTCCGGAGCAGTGGAGTTGGAAGGGGAGTAACTCTGGCTCATTGTGCCAAACTTCCCTGAGTAGCTCATCCCAGGGCCTGTGCTGCAGTTCCAGGGAGACGGGGAAGATGCGCTCTCATCCCTGGGCCAACAAAGGGCAAAACTTTGCCCAGAGCAGTCTTCCACGGGCAATCCCCCACCTGCCTTACCACAGGCGTTACCGAACCCTGAGCTTAGCCTCCCAGGACAGCCAGGGATTTGGCCGGCTGGCAGGGACTGAACACCTGAGTGAAAGCAAACAGCTGGAACAGGATCTGGCCGTACAGGCAGAGTTTATCAGCGTCTGCAGACAAATTGATGCTCTGAGTGTTTGCAGTGACACCATTGAACTGTAG